In one Desulfoferula mesophila genomic region, the following are encoded:
- a CDS encoding hydrogenase iron-sulfur subunit produces the protein MDKNQACYLCKGCGLGEALDFDNLQEVVEEAGIGEVKFHDALCSPDGVALIQGDVDGGVNAVLIGACSSRVKNDEFNFGPQVIVERASLREQALLCSEAEYEGEEEAGEDRQMLAADYLRMSAVKLAKSNVPVPFQLELEPETALMVVGGGVAGINAALAAAKTGTQVYLVEKEGALGGFLGKMAKLAPENPPYQELEDPGLEALVAQVEADEKIKVYTGTTVDKTEGAPGNFTVTLTGGDSFRCGAIVQATGWLPYEPEKLADELAYGTSPNIITNVDMEAKAKGGDLGGLGAVAFIQCAGSRDQNHLPYCSAVCCTVSLKQAMLVKEANPEAAVYVIYKDIRTPGQSEEVYREAQRKGVVFIRRDEDYPKISESGGKLAIETKDMTLNDTVEIDELDLVVLATGMKPNNPKVVDAPLVALGMDQEAAKKLAAEAKAACDSWSVLNLQYRQGPNLPTLKYAYPDSHFICFPYETRRTGIYAAGTVRRPMRVTQAVEDATGAALKAIQAARAAAEGVAVHPRSGDMSFPEFAMQRCTQCKRCTEECPFGAINEDEKANPLPNPTRCRRCGVCMGACPERIISFKNYSVDMIGSMIKSIEVPEEDEEKPRVVVLACENDALPAIDMAARKGHKWSPYVRFIPVRCLGSINLVWIADALSSGIDGVMLFGCRHGDDYQCHFIKGSELANVRMSKISETLDRLVLESDRVRVEEISFNEVDRIPEIISEFMETIEEVGPNPYKGF, from the coding sequence ATGGATAAGAACCAAGCGTGCTATCTCTGCAAAGGTTGCGGCCTCGGCGAGGCCCTGGATTTTGATAACCTGCAGGAGGTCGTGGAAGAGGCCGGCATCGGCGAGGTCAAGTTCCACGACGCCCTGTGCTCTCCCGACGGCGTAGCCCTAATCCAGGGCGACGTGGACGGCGGGGTCAACGCGGTGCTCATCGGCGCCTGCTCCTCGCGGGTCAAAAACGACGAGTTCAACTTCGGGCCCCAGGTCATCGTGGAGCGGGCCAGCCTGCGCGAGCAGGCCCTGCTGTGCTCCGAGGCCGAGTACGAGGGCGAGGAAGAGGCCGGCGAGGACCGCCAGATGCTGGCGGCCGACTATCTGCGCATGAGCGCGGTGAAGCTGGCCAAGTCCAACGTGCCCGTGCCCTTCCAGCTGGAGCTGGAGCCCGAGACCGCCCTCATGGTGGTGGGCGGCGGCGTGGCCGGCATCAACGCGGCCCTGGCCGCGGCCAAGACCGGCACCCAGGTCTACCTGGTGGAAAAGGAAGGCGCCCTGGGCGGCTTCCTGGGCAAGATGGCCAAGCTGGCCCCGGAGAACCCGCCCTATCAGGAGCTGGAAGACCCCGGCCTGGAGGCCCTGGTGGCCCAGGTGGAGGCCGACGAGAAGATCAAGGTCTACACCGGCACCACCGTGGACAAGACCGAAGGCGCCCCGGGCAACTTCACCGTGACCCTCACGGGCGGCGACAGCTTCCGCTGCGGGGCCATCGTGCAGGCCACCGGTTGGCTGCCCTACGAGCCCGAGAAGCTGGCCGACGAGCTGGCCTACGGCACCAGCCCCAATATCATCACCAACGTGGACATGGAAGCCAAAGCCAAGGGCGGCGACCTGGGCGGCCTGGGCGCGGTGGCTTTTATCCAGTGCGCGGGCAGCCGCGACCAGAACCACCTGCCCTACTGCTCGGCGGTGTGCTGTACCGTGAGCCTCAAGCAGGCCATGCTGGTCAAGGAGGCCAACCCCGAGGCGGCGGTCTACGTCATCTACAAGGACATCCGCACCCCCGGCCAGAGCGAGGAAGTCTATCGCGAGGCCCAGCGCAAGGGCGTGGTGTTCATCCGCCGCGACGAGGACTACCCCAAGATCAGCGAATCCGGCGGCAAGCTGGCCATCGAAACCAAGGACATGACCCTCAACGACACCGTTGAGATCGACGAACTGGACCTGGTGGTGCTGGCCACCGGCATGAAGCCCAACAACCCCAAGGTGGTGGACGCGCCTCTGGTGGCCCTGGGCATGGACCAGGAAGCGGCCAAGAAGCTGGCCGCGGAGGCCAAGGCGGCCTGCGACTCCTGGTCGGTGCTCAATCTGCAGTACCGCCAGGGCCCCAACCTGCCCACCCTGAAGTATGCCTACCCGGACAGCCACTTCATCTGCTTCCCCTACGAGACCCGGCGCACCGGCATCTACGCGGCGGGGACCGTGCGGCGGCCCATGCGGGTCACCCAGGCGGTGGAAGACGCCACCGGCGCGGCGCTCAAGGCCATCCAGGCGGCCCGCGCGGCGGCCGAGGGCGTGGCGGTGCATCCGCGCAGCGGCGACATGAGCTTCCCCGAGTTCGCCATGCAACGCTGCACCCAGTGCAAGCGCTGCACCGAGGAATGTCCCTTCGGGGCCATCAACGAGGACGAGAAGGCCAACCCGCTGCCCAACCCCACCCGCTGCCGTCGCTGCGGCGTGTGCATGGGCGCCTGCCCCGAGCGCATCATCAGCTTCAAGAACTACTCCGTGGACATGATCGGTTCGATGATCAAGTCCATCGAGGTGCCCGAGGAAGACGAGGAGAAGCCACGGGTGGTGGTCTTGGCCTGCGAGAACGACGCCCTGCCGGCCATCGACATGGCCGCGCGCAAGGGCCACAAGTGGAGCCCCTACGTGCGCTTCATCCCGGTGCGCTGCCTGGGTTCCATCAACCTGGTGTGGATCGCCGACGCGTTGTCTTCGGGCATCGACGGCGTGATGCTCTTCGGCTGCCGCCACGGGGACGATTATCAGTGCCACTTCATCAAGGGCTCTGAGCTGGCCAACGTGCGCATGTCCAAGATCTCCGAGACCTTGGACCGCCTGGTGCTGGAAAGCGACCGGGTGCGGGTGGAAGAGATCAGCTTCAACGAAGTGGACCGCATTCCCGAGATCATCAGCGAGTTCATGGAAACCATCGAGGAAGTCGGACCCAACCCCTATAAGGGATTCTAG
- a CDS encoding 4Fe-4S dicluster domain-containing protein, translated as MATKAYDKSFREEVYQNVDSGEDVKLCMQCGVCGITCPLRDEMTHGPRQLWSLIRAGKRDEVMNSPDIMLCTSCYSCKVRCPRGVKVIDVMHGLAHYALEQGIVPRKETSKFGKAFWDSIYKTGRVDETEVPMRYTMMAGPIHGIFNMLEMMDIGRALLSHKRMKFKIGPGLPPSKKIKGMKGLKKMLDKAKAMSPGKEG; from the coding sequence ATGGCCACCAAGGCCTATGACAAAAGCTTCCGCGAAGAGGTGTATCAGAATGTGGATTCGGGAGAGGACGTCAAGCTGTGCATGCAGTGCGGCGTCTGCGGCATCACCTGTCCCCTGCGGGACGAGATGACCCACGGCCCCCGCCAGCTCTGGTCGCTGATTCGCGCCGGAAAACGCGACGAGGTGATGAACAGCCCGGACATCATGTTGTGCACCTCTTGTTATAGCTGCAAGGTTCGTTGCCCCCGCGGGGTCAAGGTCATCGACGTGATGCACGGCCTGGCCCATTACGCCTTGGAGCAGGGCATCGTTCCGCGCAAGGAAACCTCCAAGTTCGGCAAGGCCTTCTGGGACAGCATCTACAAGACCGGCCGGGTGGACGAGACCGAAGTGCCCATGCGCTACACCATGATGGCCGGTCCCATCCACGGCATCTTCAACATGCTGGAGATGATGGACATCGGCCGCGCCTTGCTCTCCCACAAGCGCATGAAGTTCAAGATCGGCCCCGGCCTGCCTCCCTCCAAGAAGATCAAGGGCATGAAGGGCCTCAAGAAGATGCTGGACAAGGCCAAGGCCATGAGCCCGGGAAAGGAGGGTTAG
- a CDS encoding CoB--CoM heterodisulfide reductase iron-sulfur subunit B family protein — MTYFLYPGCSLEAGGSPYMVSVEAVAKALGLTLKEIDDWNCCGASIHYVGGTELQTKTLNARNLALAQKQGGYDIVAPCSSCYIQMVKAAHEFDEEPELAKELNEILAEGGLNYTGGVKVRHVLDVLYHDLGVERIAAAVKKPLAGLKVASYYGCQTTRPYGEYDSVEDPHTMDEILTALGAEVVPFEHKAKCCGSGIFFTEMETCAPLAGGILGEAEEKQADMIVTACPMCQMNLEIYQPRLNKILKTEYNMPVVYVTQLMALAFGGDYKKDAALDRNIVSAAEALKNLVA; from the coding sequence ATGACTTATTTCCTCTACCCTGGATGCTCCCTGGAAGCCGGCGGCTCTCCCTATATGGTCAGCGTGGAGGCGGTGGCCAAGGCTCTGGGCCTCACCCTCAAGGAGATCGACGACTGGAACTGCTGCGGCGCTTCCATTCACTACGTGGGCGGCACCGAGCTGCAGACCAAGACCCTCAACGCCCGCAACCTGGCCCTGGCCCAGAAGCAGGGCGGCTATGACATCGTCGCCCCTTGCTCCTCCTGCTACATCCAGATGGTCAAGGCCGCCCACGAGTTTGATGAAGAGCCCGAGCTGGCCAAGGAGCTCAACGAGATCCTGGCCGAGGGCGGCCTCAACTACACCGGCGGGGTCAAGGTGCGCCACGTGTTGGACGTGCTCTACCACGACCTGGGCGTGGAGCGCATCGCCGCGGCGGTGAAAAAGCCCCTCGCCGGGCTCAAGGTGGCCTCCTACTACGGCTGCCAGACCACCCGCCCCTATGGCGAGTACGACTCGGTGGAAGACCCCCACACCATGGACGAGATCCTGACGGCCCTGGGGGCCGAGGTGGTGCCCTTTGAGCACAAGGCCAAGTGCTGCGGCTCGGGCATCTTCTTCACCGAGATGGAAACTTGCGCTCCCCTTGCCGGAGGCATCCTGGGCGAGGCCGAGGAAAAACAGGCGGACATGATCGTCACCGCCTGCCCCATGTGCCAGATGAACCTGGAAATCTACCAGCCCCGGCTCAATAAGATATTGAAAACAGAGTACAATATGCCGGTGGTCTACGTGACCCAGCTCATGGCTCTGGCCTTTGGCGGCGACTACAAAAAAGACGCCGCCCTGGACCGCAACATCGTTTCGGCCGCCGAGGCGTTGAAAAACCTCGTCGCGTGA
- a CDS encoding ogr/Delta-like zinc finger family protein: protein MADFDEAKTICPHCGQHMEKWVSPAVNSWGGECLYICFNDECGYYQRGWDHTFKKIGIKASYRHRYDPNTGQCGPFPVNTPDAGRDCIVAE from the coding sequence ATGGCCGATTTCGACGAAGCCAAGACCATTTGCCCGCACTGCGGCCAGCATATGGAGAAGTGGGTCTCCCCGGCGGTGAATAGCTGGGGCGGCGAGTGCCTTTATATTTGCTTCAACGACGAGTGCGGTTATTACCAGCGGGGCTGGGACCACACCTTCAAGAAAATAGGTATCAAGGCCAGCTACCGTCATCGCTACGATCCCAACACCGGTCAGTGCGGGCCCTTCCCGGTCAACACCCCGGACGCGGGTCGCGACTGCATCGTAGCCGAGTAA